The region AGGAACAATTGACCCTGAAAACACTCTAACGATTATCGAAGGGCGACCTCGAATTCTCGTTTTTAAGGAAACTCCCATCCGGATCTATCTTCCAGATGACCGGATCGCCACTTATCAGGTTATCTCTGACAGAGAAATCTCGTTGGTAGGCGTTCGGCGAGGTACGACAGTCCTAAATATTTGGGTTGCTGACCCAACACAGCAAAGTGGACAGAGGATCCTTAGTTATTTAATTCGTGTGCTGCCTGATGTAGAAACGGCGCAGCAGTTGTCAGCGACCTATACGAACTTGAGCAACGAGATCAATCAGGCATTTCCCAATAGTTATGTCGAACTGCAATTTGTAGGAAATCAACTGATCGTCCGAGGACAGGCGAAAGACTCGATCGAGGCTGTTCAAATCTTGCAGGTTGTCGCCGCAAATGCTCCAGGCACTGCATCGCGACCACAGCTTCAAAATGGCGAGATCGTGCTCCGAGATCAAACGGTAGCTACAGTGACAGATAATGTCGTGCAGCAGCAGATTGATACACTTTCTCAGACGCTTCGTGATGCAAATATTGTCAACTTGTTACAGATCCCGGGCGACCAGCAAGTCATGCTGAAAGTGACCGTTGCTGAGGTCAATCGCAGCGCCGCACGCAGTATTGGAATGGATTTCTCGGTTGCAAACGACGCCGGAACCGTATTTCAGCAAACGACCGCAGGCATTCTTTCCGGAGGTTTGTCATCTTCGGCAAATGCCGGGAATATCATGGCCTCATTAGATGGGGGCCAGATCGATATCGCCATCCGAGCATTGCGTCAGTTGGACCTTGCAAAGTCACTCGCGGAGCCAACGCTGACTACCCTTAACGGGCAGACGGCAAGTTTTAGTGCAGGCGGACAGTTTCCTGTTCCGTCAGCAATCATCACAAATGGTGGTTCCGCGCAGGGAGTGCAGTTCATACCTTTCGGTGTGCAGCTCAATTTCACCCCCAACATTGTTGATCGGGATCGTATACGTCTGGTTGTCAATGCGACGGTCAGTAGCCGAGATGAAAACCTTGGAACGAATGTTGGTGGTAGTAGTGCGGCAGGTGGGACGAGTGTGTCGGGGCTTCAATCAAACGATTTCAGTACTACAGTCGAACTGCGAGAAGGGCAGACATTGGCGGTTGCTGGACTGATTCAACATAACTTTGGAAGTAATGCCCAAAGAATTCCGTTCTGGGGCGATCTTCCTGTCATTGGAAGTACAGGTGGTTTGAATCAGACATCTGCGGATGAGCAGGAGCTTGTCGTTTTGATCACTCCTCAGTTGGTCCATCCCATCGACGCATGTACCGGGCCAGCGTTGCCTGGTGATGATATTCACGAACCAAACGATATCGAATTCTTTCTCTTGAATCGACTCGAAAGTCGTCACACCAAGGGATATCGCAGTCCCGTTCGTACTGACTATCACCGTCAACACGTGGGAAATCATTGTGATGAATGCCAATTCCTAATCGGTCCGACAGGTCGTGCATTCAACTGCTGTGATCAACCAATCCTGTACAAATAGTTTGCTTCAAAAAACAGAAGCGTGAGTGATTACGCCATGACCCAATTTCAAAACAAAGCATGGGCGATGCTGGTTCTAACGATCTGTCTGTGGCAGACGGGTTGTTGTACCAAATGTGGCAGCCCTTTCTGTTGGGATCGATGTGCCGATATCCCGCCGGGAGCAGTACCACAGCCTCTGGGCACGTATGCCTGCGGATGGCAACAAGTGCATACCAACGCTGCCGATATCGACAAACTAACTATCTACAGGGCAGAGTGGATTGGTGCATCGGCGGAGCTCGGGCCATTCGGAAAACGTCACTTGGCCGATCTTCCTGACTTAGCGATACGCCTTGGTTCACCGATTGTTATCGAAGTATCGGAAAACCAAGAGCTGGATCAGCTACGGCTAGCCTACATTCAAGGCATTCTCGCCAAGACGGACTTTCCCGAGCCGCAGCAATGGGTAGTGCTTGGGTACGCGAAAGCGGAACCGATGTATGGAATAGAAGCACCGAGCGTTTCGAGTACGTATCTTGGCGGCTCACAAATCAGGACAGGCAGTGCTCAGGGATTCTCTGGTAACCCTGGCACTGGCAATTCCATTCAATTTGGCTACTAAGGAGCAAACCATGATCCGAAGTTGCCAAGTACTATTCCTTGTTTCAATCGTATTAGTGACGTTGGTTGGCTGCAAAACATGGAGCCCAAAGTCACCAAGTTTGGAATCAGGCAATGCCGTCAACGTAGCAAAGCCTGCTTCGACTAAGAACCCCAAGGTAAAAGCGTGCTTGGTGACTGCTCAAACGCTTCATCAAGAGGGTCACTTTCGAGAAGCGGCATTACTGTTGGAACGAGCACGCGCCGAGGACCCGCAGGCTCATGATTACTCCAAGCAACTAGCCATCCTTTACGATGAGCTCGGCATCTCAGACAAGGCGGAAAGCGAGTTCACCATCGCTCTTTCCAAATCTCCTAACGATCCAGACCTTCACAACGATTTCGGTTTCTTTTACTTGCAACGAGGTAAGTTAGAAAGAGCAGAAGGGGAGTTTCGCCAAGCGCTAGAAATATCCCCCAGTCATCCGCAAGCGCAGACCAATCTAGCAAGGGCCCTTTTTAAGCAGAATCGACTAGAGGAAGCTTATGCAACCTATGAAAACGCGGTGGGTCCTGCCATCGCCCATCACAACATGGGTGTGCTCTTCTCCCAGGAAAATAGAGATCATGAGGCCCGATTGGCATTCCAGGAAGCTCTTAGCGTGGATCCCAAACAGGATATGTCGCGAAAGTTCCTGGACGGTCTTGATCATTTGCCCGCGCTCGCGGCGAATCGCCCAAACGTAAGAAGATGATTGACGACGATACGGCATGCCTCTGTCAGCAAAGTGACTTTTACGAAGCTACAATTGACTACGATGTGAAATTCGTAGGGCCGAACAGATTACAGATCCGTAGATCCGTTCAGGACGTCGACCAATCATCGGTTGGAAGTTCAGCGCAACTTCTTTCTCCGAAGTTCAATAAGTTCGCGTGCTAAGAATTTCTAGTCTTACTGATTGACAGCAATGTCTGCATTGGTGAGAATCAGTCTCATTAAGTGTAGCCCCTCGATGCTGAGCGCAGGGCTTGATCGCTCAAATTATCTTCCTAGGGGTGGGAAGTTTTTCGATTAGGCTTCGTCGTAATTCATTTCTAACGAATCGCATGGTACGCAATGTCCACCATTACGCCGATTCTAAACCAACTCCCTTCAGGCAATGAATGCTCGAACGACTTGCTTCCGTTGATCTACTCGGAATTGCGTCGCTTAGCTAGTTTCCGTTTGCGTAACGTGCCCAGTGGGCAAACGCTTCAGGTAACGTCTCTCGTGCATGAAGCCTATCTTCGAATAGCGCGAGGCGAAAAGAAGCACTGGGAGAACCGTGGGCATTTTTACGCCACGGCTGGCGAGGTGATGCGACATATTGTCATCGAGAACATTCGTCGCCGTAAGAGTCTCAAGCGTGGCGGTAATCTCAATCGATTTAGCATCGAAGACTACGATGTCGTTGTGAACTTTCCAAATCTTGATGACCTCCTGGATCTAGATCAAGCACTTACGAAGCTCTCGGAATCCGATCCTGCGTTAGCGAGGTTAGTAGAGCTTCGGTATTTTGTCGGGCTAACGATCGATGAAACTGCTGAGGTCCTAGAGATGTCGCCACGAACAGTAAAGAGAAATTGGGCTTTCGTCCGTGCTTGGCTCGGTCGTGAATTGGGATCGAAGGCTTAAGAATTTGACTAAGAATGGCCCCGATTGGCCGGCATTCGCGTATTACCTAGTCAGACTATTCTTTAACAGCACGCACGGATACTCGGGATGTCGATCGAGCTGGAAAAGTCCATTTTCTGTAATGCGTTGGAAATAGAACCAGTTGAACAACGCAATGCCTACGTTCGCGATGCGTGCATGGGAAACGACGAACTTCACGACGCAATTGTGGCGTTACTCGAAGAAAACGACCGTGAAAGAAATCTCGTCGACAGGCCTCTTTCGGCAATTGTTCAGCCATCGCCCAATGCTCCCAAGCTAGAGAAAAACATAGAGTGGCAGGAACCTGAGTACGCTCCTGGTACGATGATCGGTTCCTATAAACTTATGTAACTGATCGGGGAAGGGGGCTTTGGACTCGTTTTCGTCGCTGATCAATTGGAGCCTGTTCGTAGACGGGTGGCAATTAAGATCGTTAAGCCTGGTATCGCTTCGCAGCAAATCGTAAGTCGCTTCGAGGCAGAACGCCAAGCGTTAGCGATGATGGACCACGAAAATATTGCTCGAATCTTTGACGCTGGAGTCACAGAAACAAAACAGCCGTACTTCGTTATGGAGCTGATTCGAGGTGTAAGACTCGATGAGTTCTGTGACAACCATCGTTTAGATATTCGCCAGCGTCTCGAGCTATTCATTTCGATTTGTGGCGCAGTCCAACACGCTCATCAGAAAAGCATTATCCATCGAGATCTCAAGCCATCGAACATTTTAGTCACGATGCAAGATGGTCGTGCCGTTCCAAAGGTTATTGACTTTGGGCTCGTCAAAGCGATGACGTACGATCTCGTTGCCCAAACAATCTACACGCGATTCGCGGCCATGATGGGGACGCCTGCTTACATGAGTCCAGAGCAGGCTGAAATGAGTAACACTGATGTGGATACGCGGAGTGATATTTATTCTTTAGGAGTCGTTCTTTATGAACTTCTTACCGGCGAAACGCCGGTGAATTCTGCGCGCGTCAGCGGGGCTAGTTTTGATGAGTTAAGACGACTAATTCGCGATGACGAACCGCCTCGCCCAAGTACACGGGTCAGCACGATGGGAGCTGATAGCTCCGCGACAATGTCCAAAAACCGGCGACTCGACTCAGTGCAGCTTAAATCACTTCTAAAAGGAGATCTCGACTGTATCGTGATGAAAGCGCTTGAGAAGGATCGCTCACGACGCTATGTGAGTGCTGCGGCATTGGCTGATGACGTCAAACGTTACTTGCGTGAAGAGACAGTCGAGGCTCGTCCGACTTCGAGATGGTATCTCTTCTCGAAATTCGCAAGGCGTAATCGGATTGCTTTGACGACTGCTTCTGTCATCTTATTATCTTTAATCCTTGCCACAACTGTCAGCTTGTGGCAAGCCCATGTCGCATATCGAGCGATGGAGCAAGCACGGGAATACGAAATGCGTGCCAATCGTTCTAAGGAGGAAATCGAGAGCTTTACGCAACGATTGAAAAAAGCCAATTCTTTACTGGTCACCGGCGAAGCGTATGTTCAATCGGGCCATTGGGAAGAAGCCTATCAGGCTTTTACGCAAGCAACGAAGGAATCGCCTGAACACTTTTCGGTTTGGGTGGAACGTGCATCGCTACTCGCACGTCTTGGAATTTGGGATGCTGCATTTGCCGATTATTCAAAGGCAATTGAGTTGGGGGCTCCTGTCGACGGAATTGAATTTCAAGGTGTTTCCCTTTTGCTTCATTGTTATGGCGATAAGGAGGCCTGCTCTCAAATCGTTCATCAATTGGAATCTTCACAGGGAGGATTCATTGGAACAAAACTTCGTGGCCAACTTGTGGGCGAGCAAACGCGAGTTGATTTGTTGCGTGTTCTGCAGCAGGCCGAACAGCTTATTCTTGACCAATCCTCGTTGCCTTCAGGTGAGCCGACGCGAAGCTCATTAATGCCCTTTGGTGTTAAACCGTATCTCGCTGGTTGGGCACACCTGAGGCTAGGTAATATCGATCAGGCCATCGACCGTTTACAGGAATCTCATACCGATGTGCCTGACTGGCGTGGGATTGGAATTGGCTTGCCCCTTCTCGCAATTGCCTACCATCACTCAGGGCAGTTAGATAAAGCGAATGAGTCGCTGCGTCGTTCCAAAGAACTACTTGATAATTCATTAGATGAGTCGATCGAACAACTCAACGGAGCACCGCCAATGAAATGGTTTGCCTGGTTGGAATTAGTCATTCATTATCGGGAAGCGTACCAGCTCATTCATGGTGAATTGCCTCCCGTCGACCCTCGATTCCAACTTCGACGGCAAAAAGCGTTGGCGGTCTTAAATCATCGAGTTGCAATAACACCTTCGATGGAGCAGCTCACTCCGTGGATGCTAGTGGGTGAAAATAATTCTTCCGTTGATGATTATCCGTTAGTCCCAAGAACATCTCCCGTGCTGAACCCTTAGGGATGTGAATATCTCATTCGGTTTGCTGCACAGCACTATTCGGCCAAAAGTAAGCGTCCGTCTCAAGGCGAATTGAGACAAAGTGTCATCTTTCTTGTCCCTGCCGCTCCTCCTTTTTCGTATGTACTTGGCGAAAGTCGAATTTTGACTTTAGTCATTGGTAATTGCCGAGAACGAGATGCTTTGTGAAGTGCCAGAACACGTTCTGTGCTCCACACGAAAGCTCGAACAGCCAGATTCGACAGAGGTCTGCACTCTGTCGCCCTCCAGCCATGCTAGGCCCCGATACCTTTGATTCTTCGCGTTGCTTTGGCGCATCACTTCGATTCTTTGATACGAATCATTCGAAGGATCGTCAGAAGTATCGCACATCCATAATGATTTGATTCACGGAGATTTTCCAAATGTTGCGCGGCAAGCTGGCTATTCGTACTCACAAAGCGTTCACACTTGTCGAACTCTTAGTCGTAATTGCCATTATTGGCGTTCTCATCGCTTTACTTCTTCCAGCAGTGCAGCAGGCACGAGAGGCCGCTCGGCGTATGAGTTGTCAAAATAACTTACGCCAGATTGGACTCGCCTCTCACAACTTCCATGACACGATGCGCGAGCTTCCTTGTGCGGCCTATCGTGTTGAATTTGGAACCGGGGGAGGACGAGGCGACCATAACA is a window of Bremerella sp. TYQ1 DNA encoding:
- a CDS encoding serine/threonine-protein kinase encodes the protein MGEGGFGLVFVADQLEPVRRRVAIKIVKPGIASQQIVSRFEAERQALAMMDHENIARIFDAGVTETKQPYFVMELIRGVRLDEFCDNHRLDIRQRLELFISICGAVQHAHQKSIIHRDLKPSNILVTMQDGRAVPKVIDFGLVKAMTYDLVAQTIYTRFAAMMGTPAYMSPEQAEMSNTDVDTRSDIYSLGVVLYELLTGETPVNSARVSGASFDELRRLIRDDEPPRPSTRVSTMGADSSATMSKNRRLDSVQLKSLLKGDLDCIVMKALEKDRSRRYVSAAALADDVKRYLREETVEARPTSRWYLFSKFARRNRIALTTASVILLSLILATTVSLWQAHVAYRAMEQAREYEMRANRSKEEIESFTQRLKKANSLLVTGEAYVQSGHWEEAYQAFTQATKESPEHFSVWVERASLLARLGIWDAAFADYSKAIELGAPVDGIEFQGVSLLLHCYGDKEACSQIVHQLESSQGGFIGTKLRGQLVGEQTRVDLLRVLQQAEQLILDQSSLPSGEPTRSSLMPFGVKPYLAGWAHLRLGNIDQAIDRLQESHTDVPDWRGIGIGLPLLAIAYHHSGQLDKANESLRRSKELLDNSLDESIEQLNGAPPMKWFAWLELVIHYREAYQLIHGELPPVDPRFQLRRQKALAVLNHRVAITPSMEQLTPWMLVGENNSSVDDYPLVPRTSPVLNP
- a CDS encoding type II and III secretion system protein family protein, whose product is MPQPSEAIQKEYGEFVQGTIDPENTLTIIEGRPRILVFKETPIRIYLPDDRIATYQVISDREISLVGVRRGTTVLNIWVADPTQQSGQRILSYLIRVLPDVETAQQLSATYTNLSNEINQAFPNSYVELQFVGNQLIVRGQAKDSIEAVQILQVVAANAPGTASRPQLQNGEIVLRDQTVATVTDNVVQQQIDTLSQTLRDANIVNLLQIPGDQQVMLKVTVAEVNRSAARSIGMDFSVANDAGTVFQQTTAGILSGGLSSSANAGNIMASLDGGQIDIAIRALRQLDLAKSLAEPTLTTLNGQTASFSAGGQFPVPSAIITNGGSAQGVQFIPFGVQLNFTPNIVDRDRIRLVVNATVSSRDENLGTNVGGSSAAGGTSVSGLQSNDFSTTVELREGQTLAVAGLIQHNFGSNAQRIPFWGDLPVIGSTGGLNQTSADEQELVVLITPQLVHPIDACTGPALPGDDIHEPNDIEFFLLNRLESRHTKGYRSPVRTDYHRQHVGNHCDECQFLIGPTGRAFNCCDQPILYK
- a CDS encoding sigma-70 family RNA polymerase sigma factor — translated: MSTITPILNQLPSGNECSNDLLPLIYSELRRLASFRLRNVPSGQTLQVTSLVHEAYLRIARGEKKHWENRGHFYATAGEVMRHIVIENIRRRKSLKRGGNLNRFSIEDYDVVVNFPNLDDLLDLDQALTKLSESDPALARLVELRYFVGLTIDETAEVLEMSPRTVKRNWAFVRAWLGRELGSKA
- a CDS encoding tetratricopeptide repeat protein; protein product: MTAQTLHQEGHFREAALLLERARAEDPQAHDYSKQLAILYDELGISDKAESEFTIALSKSPNDPDLHNDFGFFYLQRGKLERAEGEFRQALEISPSHPQAQTNLARALFKQNRLEEAYATYENAVGPAIAHHNMGVLFSQENRDHEARLAFQEALSVDPKQDMSRKFLDGLDHLPALAANRPNVRR